Proteins from a genomic interval of Streptococcus oralis:
- the pyrF gene encoding orotidine-5'-phosphate decarboxylase, whose product MREHRPVIALDFPSFEAVKEFLSLFPAEESLYLKVGMELYYAEGPEVVRYLKSLGHSVFLDLKLHDIPNTVKSAMRVLSQLGVDMTNVHAAGGVEMMKAAREGLGTQAKLIAVTQLTSTSESQMQDFQNIQTSLQESVIHYAKKTAEAGLDGVVCSAQEVQLIKEATNPDFICLTPGIRPAGAAVGDQKRVMTPADAYQIGSDYIVVGRPITQAEDPVAAYHAIKDEWNQDRN is encoded by the coding sequence ATGCGTGAACATCGTCCAGTTATTGCTCTTGATTTTCCTAGTTTTGAGGCGGTCAAGGAATTTTTATCTCTTTTCCCAGCAGAAGAAAGTCTTTATCTAAAAGTGGGAATGGAGCTTTATTATGCGGAGGGTCCGGAAGTTGTCCGTTATTTGAAGTCACTGGGACATAGTGTCTTTTTGGACCTCAAGCTACATGACATTCCAAATACAGTCAAATCTGCTATGAGGGTCTTGTCTCAGCTTGGTGTGGACATGACAAATGTTCATGCTGCTGGTGGTGTAGAGATGATGAAGGCTGCGCGTGAAGGTCTTGGGACACAAGCTAAATTGATCGCTGTGACCCAGCTTACATCAACGTCGGAAAGCCAGATGCAGGATTTTCAAAATATCCAAACCAGCCTGCAAGAGTCTGTGATTCACTATGCCAAGAAGACAGCTGAAGCAGGCTTGGATGGTGTCGTTTGCTCGGCCCAGGAAGTGCAACTCATCAAAGAAGCCACCAATCCAGATTTTATCTGTCTGACACCGGGAATTCGTCCAGCGGGAGCTGCGGTAGGAGACCAAAAACGCGTCATGACGCCAGCGGATGCTTATCAAATCGGTAGTGACTATATCGTAGTAGGACGTCCCATTACCCAAGCTGAGGATCCTGTTGCAGCTTATCATGCTATCAAGGATGAATGGAACCAAGACAGAAATTAA
- a CDS encoding cell division protein FtsQ/DivIB: MSKDKNKESNQKQELSEWQKRNQEYLKKKAEEEAALAEEKEKEKQARMGKNSKSLEESKKSSSDSDQNETVPDEESSEKEEKSKKDDLKVKEEKEKKKKEKPEKPAKPKIAPVHIWRAVSILVPSVLVLLLSVYLLTPLSTIKNIEVKGNRNTQADDIKQASGIQDSDYTLALLLDKETYAERIKSNHWIESAKINYQFPTNFTIEVKEFDIVGYYVSGEEYYPILSSGAVESTPVNRLNLPETYLTVTFNDEQQVKELITGLSTISEDIKSQIQKIELAPSKATADLLKITMLDTDEILVPLSELSKKLPYYSKIKPQLTEPSVVDMEAGAYSYTIADKLIEEAEEKAKQEAKEAEKKKQEEEKKKQEEQGSQTSQQSQSR; the protein is encoded by the coding sequence ATGTCAAAGGATAAGAACAAAGAATCAAACCAGAAGCAAGAATTGTCTGAATGGCAGAAACGAAACCAGGAATACCTGAAAAAAAAGGCTGAGGAAGAAGCTGCCCTAGCTGAGGAGAAGGAAAAGGAAAAACAAGCTCGAATGGGGAAAAACTCTAAGTCGTTAGAGGAAAGTAAGAAGTCATCAAGTGATTCCGATCAGAACGAAACTGTTCCAGACGAAGAATCATCCGAAAAAGAAGAAAAATCTAAAAAGGATGACCTGAAAGTCAAAGAAGAAAAAGAAAAGAAGAAAAAAGAAAAACCAGAGAAACCAGCCAAACCTAAAATTGCGCCTGTTCATATTTGGCGAGCTGTGAGTATCTTGGTACCCAGTGTCCTGGTCCTCCTTCTTTCAGTCTATCTGTTGACTCCACTTTCGACCATCAAAAATATCGAGGTTAAGGGAAATAGGAACACCCAGGCGGATGACATCAAACAGGCTTCTGGAATTCAAGATAGCGACTATACCTTAGCTCTATTGTTGGATAAGGAAACATACGCTGAGCGAATCAAGTCCAACCATTGGATAGAATCAGCGAAGATTAACTATCAATTTCCGACTAACTTTACGATTGAGGTTAAGGAGTTTGATATTGTCGGTTATTATGTGTCTGGTGAAGAGTATTATCCAATTCTTTCTAGTGGTGCGGTTGAGTCAACTCCTGTAAATCGCTTAAACTTGCCTGAGACTTATCTGACAGTTACCTTTAATGATGAGCAGCAGGTGAAAGAGCTGATCACAGGATTATCTACTATCAGTGAGGATATCAAGAGTCAAATCCAGAAAATCGAATTAGCTCCGAGCAAGGCAACAGCAGATCTTTTAAAAATTACTATGCTGGACACAGATGAGATTTTGGTTCCCTTGTCAGAATTGAGTAAGAAATTGCCTTATTACAGCAAAATCAAGCCACAATTGACAGAACCGAGTGTAGTCGATATGGAGGCTGGAGCGTACAGCTATACCATAGCGGATAAATTGATAGAAGAGGCTGAGGAAAAAGCCAAACAAGAGGCCAAGGAAGCTGAGAAGAAAAAACAGGAAGAAGAAAAGAAAAAACAAGAAGAACAGGGAAGTCAAACGAGCCAGCAATCACAGAGTCGTTAG
- a CDS encoding UDP-N-acetylglucosamine--N-acetylmuramyl-(pentapeptide) pyrophosphoryl-undecaprenol N-acetylglucosamine transferase: protein MKKIVFTGGGTVGHVTLNLLLMPKFIEDGWEVHYIGDKHGIEHQEILKSGLDVTFHSIATGKLRRYFSWQNMLDVFKVGWGIVQSLFIMLRLRPQALFSKGGFVSVPPVIAARVSGVPVFIHESDLSMGLANKIAYKFATKMYSTFEQAAGLAKVEHVGAVTKVSDQKTSEPDELVDIQTHFDPKLPTVLFVGGSAGARVFNQLVTDHKKELTERYNIINLTGDSSLNELSQNLFRVDYVTDLYQPLMEMADVVVTRGGANTIFELLAMAKLHLIVPLGREASRGDQIENAAYFVKKGYAEELQESDLTLESLEEKLSHLLSHKDQYQASMKASTELKSLADFYDLLRKDLA, encoded by the coding sequence CGGTTGGACATGTCACCCTCAATCTTTTGTTAATGCCTAAGTTCATCGAAGACGGCTGGGAAGTTCACTATATTGGTGATAAACACGGAATCGAACACCAAGAAATCCTCAAGTCAGGTTTGGATGTTACTTTCCATTCTATTGCGACTGGGAAGTTGCGTCGCTATTTCTCTTGGCAAAATATGCTGGACGTGTTTAAAGTTGGTTGGGGAATTGTCCAATCCCTCTTTATCATGTTACGACTGCGTCCACAGGCTCTTTTTTCTAAGGGAGGATTTGTCTCAGTACCGCCGGTTATCGCAGCGCGTGTGTCAGGAGTGCCTGTCTTTATTCACGAATCGGACCTGTCTATGGGCTTGGCCAATAAAATTGCCTATAAATTTGCGACTAAGATGTATTCAACCTTTGAGCAGGCTGCTGGTCTCGCAAAAGTCGAGCATGTGGGAGCAGTAACAAAGGTTTCAGATCAAAAAACTTCAGAACCAGATGAATTGGTGGATATCCAAACCCACTTTGATCCTAAATTGCCAACTGTATTGTTTGTGGGTGGTTCTGCAGGAGCTCGTGTATTTAACCAATTAGTGACAGACCATAAAAAAGAGTTGACAGAGCGCTACAACATTATTAATCTCACTGGAGATTCAAGCCTCAATGAATTGAGTCAAAATCTCTTTCGTGTTGATTATGTGACAGATCTCTATCAACCCTTGATGGAGATGGCAGATGTGGTGGTAACGCGTGGCGGTGCCAATACGATTTTTGAGCTCTTAGCCATGGCGAAACTCCATCTCATCGTACCATTGGGTCGTGAAGCAAGTCGAGGAGACCAGATTGAAAATGCAGCCTACTTTGTTAAGAAAGGCTATGCAGAAGAACTTCAAGAAAGTGACTTGACCTTGGAAAGCTTGGAGGAAAAACTCAGTCACTTGCTTAGTCACAAGGATCAGTACCAAGCTAGCATGAAAGCTTCGACTGAATTGAAATCTCTTGCAGATTTTTACGATCTACTAAGAAAAGACCTAGCATAA